The following proteins come from a genomic window of Ornithinimicrobium cryptoxanthini:
- a CDS encoding ferrochelatase yields MSNPIVDPVDPTQGEAEPTTPHAGTPTGESAYETETLAELEQDADEEARGETQPYDAVVLVSFGGPEGPDEVMPFLRRVTRGRGIPDERLEEVAEHYHAFGGKSPINDQNRALLAALTQEFARREIHTPLLWGNRNSEPFLTDTLRAAAGEGMTRFLAITTSAYSSYSSCRQYREDIAESIDELTQEGVPVRVDKIRQYWNHPGFSSTNARIVSEGARQLRDRTGAVPRLVFVTHSIPDAMDDTSGPGDGEGNAYSAQHEELARAITEETRATLGEDVVGELTYCSRSGPPTQPWLEPDVNDRLRELAADGVTHVVLAPIGFVSDHMEVVFDLDTEAQETAAEVGIEVLRVPTVGIDPQFVSGLTDLALERAAEARGESPDRPTWPGAQPRPSVCAPGCCPNLRVAKPAACGSD; encoded by the coding sequence GTGAGCAACCCGATCGTCGACCCGGTCGACCCGACCCAGGGCGAAGCCGAGCCCACGACACCGCACGCAGGCACGCCGACCGGGGAGTCGGCATACGAGACAGAGACCCTGGCCGAGCTCGAGCAGGACGCGGACGAGGAGGCGAGGGGAGAGACGCAGCCCTATGACGCGGTCGTCCTGGTCTCGTTCGGCGGTCCGGAGGGTCCTGACGAGGTGATGCCGTTCCTGCGGCGCGTGACCCGCGGGCGGGGCATCCCTGACGAGCGTCTCGAGGAGGTCGCCGAGCACTACCATGCCTTCGGCGGCAAGAGCCCGATCAACGACCAGAACCGGGCCCTCCTGGCAGCCCTCACCCAGGAGTTCGCGCGCCGTGAGATCCACACGCCGCTGCTGTGGGGCAACCGCAACTCCGAGCCCTTCCTCACCGACACGCTGCGCGCGGCCGCGGGGGAGGGGATGACCCGGTTCCTGGCGATCACGACCAGCGCCTACTCGTCCTACAGCTCGTGCCGGCAGTACCGCGAGGACATCGCCGAGTCCATCGACGAGCTGACCCAGGAGGGGGTCCCGGTGCGGGTCGACAAGATCCGGCAGTACTGGAATCACCCAGGCTTTTCCTCCACCAACGCCCGGATCGTCAGCGAGGGAGCCCGCCAGCTCCGCGACCGCACGGGAGCCGTGCCCCGCCTGGTCTTCGTCACGCACTCGATCCCGGACGCGATGGACGACACCTCAGGGCCGGGGGACGGGGAGGGCAACGCCTACAGCGCCCAGCACGAGGAGCTGGCGCGCGCGATCACCGAGGAGACGCGAGCGACGCTGGGGGAGGACGTGGTCGGCGAGCTGACCTACTGCTCCCGGTCGGGTCCGCCCACGCAGCCGTGGCTGGAGCCGGACGTCAACGACCGGCTGCGCGAGCTGGCGGCCGACGGGGTGACGCACGTGGTGCTGGCGCCCATCGGGTTCGTCTCTGACCACATGGAGGTCGTCTTCGACCTCGACACCGAGGCGCAGGAGACCGCGGCCGAGGTCGGGATCGAGGTGCTGCGGGTGCCCACGGTCGGGATTGACCCGCAGTTCGTGTCCGGTCTGACGGACCTGGCCCTGGAGCGCGCCGCCGAGGCGCGTGGCGAGTCTCCCGACCGGCCCACCTGGCCCGGTGCGCAGCCGAGGCCGTCAGTCTGCGCGCCGGGTTGCTGCCCGAACCTGCGCGTCGCCAAGCCGGCGGCATGCGGGTCGGACTGA
- the dut gene encoding dUTP diphosphatase, producing MSTQPVPLLLRRLDDTLPVPTRAHPGDAGVDLHAREDVTLAPGQRALVPTGVAIALPDGYAAFTHPRSGLATRHGITILNAPGTIDAGYRGEIMVNLHNTDAGETFTVHRGDRIAQLIVQPVCVVSFTEVAALPGSARGASGHGGSGGFGVPDRTTQTITTPKD from the coding sequence GTGAGCACCCAACCCGTGCCGTTGCTGCTGCGCCGGCTGGACGACACCCTTCCGGTCCCGACCCGGGCCCATCCGGGAGACGCCGGCGTTGACCTGCACGCGCGCGAGGACGTGACCCTCGCGCCTGGTCAGCGGGCGCTCGTGCCGACCGGTGTCGCGATCGCCCTACCCGACGGCTACGCCGCCTTCACCCATCCCCGCTCCGGATTGGCGACGCGGCACGGGATCACCATTCTCAACGCGCCCGGCACCATCGACGCCGGCTATCGCGGCGAGATCATGGTCAACCTGCACAATACGGACGCGGGCGAGACGTTCACGGTCCACCGCGGCGACCGGATCGCCCAGCTCATCGTGCAGCCGGTCTGCGTCGTGTCCTTCACCGAGGTGGCCGCGTTGCCGGGCAGCGCCCGCGGCGCGAGCGGGCACGGGGGCTCCGGCGGTTTCGGCGTCCCGGACCGCACCACCCAGACCATCACCACCCCAAAGGACTGA
- a CDS encoding OB-fold nucleic acid binding domain-containing protein: MSLRKVLDDLATHPSQTAAEELARECARPGCTRIADLAPRDVVSVTGTVHSIAVLPLEEAPELRIELFDGTGIVDVVWLGRRAIEGIRPGAYLTLTGRVTLVDGRRTIFNPGYEMLPGHG; encoded by the coding sequence ATGAGCCTGCGCAAGGTCCTCGACGACCTGGCCACCCATCCCTCGCAGACCGCCGCCGAGGAGCTGGCGCGCGAGTGCGCCCGCCCCGGCTGCACCAGGATCGCTGACCTGGCACCGCGCGACGTCGTCTCGGTGACCGGCACGGTCCACAGCATCGCCGTGCTCCCACTCGAGGAGGCGCCCGAGCTGCGCATCGAGCTGTTTGACGGCACCGGCATCGTCGACGTGGTCTGGCTCGGTCGGCGTGCCATCGAAGGGATCCGGCCCGGGGCCTACCTGACCCTGACCGGTCGGGTGACGCTGGTCGACGGGCGCCGCACGATCTTCAACCCCGGCTACGAGATGCTGCCCGGTCATGGCTGA
- a CDS encoding trimeric intracellular cation channel family protein, whose protein sequence is MLTVDVNLQVLLDILGVFVFALSGGLVAVRKGLDLVGVVVLAWVAGLGGGIMRDVLLGATPPVGISDWRLLASVVVAGALTFLWQRRLRSAYLGRARGRMTLLTRSVRTLDAVGLAFFAVSGSLKALDYDTGALAAVLLGVLTAVGGGALRDVLAGQVPEVLRRELYAVPALIGASVVVLADRWGHLNPVVIWGSVMLVFAIRMAAVALNLNAPTALRTTGETQ, encoded by the coding sequence ATGCTGACCGTCGACGTCAACCTCCAGGTGTTGCTGGACATCCTCGGGGTGTTCGTGTTCGCCCTTTCGGGCGGTCTCGTCGCCGTCCGCAAGGGGTTGGACCTGGTCGGTGTGGTGGTCCTGGCCTGGGTCGCCGGACTCGGCGGTGGCATCATGCGCGACGTGCTCCTCGGCGCGACACCGCCCGTGGGGATCAGCGACTGGCGGCTGCTCGCCAGCGTCGTGGTCGCCGGCGCCCTGACCTTCCTGTGGCAGCGGCGCCTGCGCAGCGCCTATCTCGGACGCGCCCGTGGCCGGATGACGCTGCTCACCCGCTCGGTGCGGACCCTGGACGCCGTCGGCCTCGCCTTCTTTGCCGTCAGCGGCTCCCTCAAGGCCCTGGACTATGACACCGGCGCGCTGGCGGCCGTGCTTCTCGGGGTGCTCACCGCCGTGGGAGGAGGCGCCCTGCGCGACGTCCTGGCCGGCCAGGTGCCCGAGGTGCTGCGTCGTGAGCTGTATGCCGTGCCCGCCCTGATCGGAGCCAGCGTCGTCGTCCTGGCCGACCGCTGGGGACATCTCAACCCAGTCGTCATCTGGGGTTCGGTCATGCTTGTCTTCGCCATCCGCATGGCCGCCGTCGCCCTCAACCTCAACGCCCCCACCGCACTACGCACGACAGGAGAAACCCAGTGA
- a CDS encoding DUF3159 domain-containing protein, translated as MAEPSPESEAATVATVEDVIRHRVSEVLGGWYGSLETALPTVAFVVVWLIRSEIRPALLAAAGVALVLLGIRLTVGGSVRYVLTSIFATALAAFFALRSGRAEDAFLPGILTSAAYAVATLISILTRWPAVGFLVAAGDPEFAEHPSRWRRDSALVRVCSRLTWVLVALFVVRVGIMAPLYLAGEVAWLGVAKIVLGWPLYLLAIVVMGLMLAVGQTPLTNSTSANGVPSTRKSPDS; from the coding sequence ATGGCTGAGCCGTCGCCGGAGTCCGAGGCAGCGACCGTCGCCACGGTCGAGGACGTGATCCGGCACCGGGTCTCGGAGGTGCTCGGCGGATGGTACGGCTCGCTCGAGACGGCCCTGCCCACCGTCGCCTTCGTGGTCGTCTGGCTGATCCGTTCCGAGATCCGCCCCGCCCTGCTGGCCGCGGCCGGGGTCGCGCTGGTGCTGCTGGGCATCCGGCTAACGGTCGGCGGGTCGGTCAGATATGTCCTCACCTCGATCTTCGCCACCGCCCTGGCCGCCTTCTTCGCGCTGCGTTCGGGCCGGGCCGAGGACGCGTTCCTGCCCGGCATCCTGACCTCTGCGGCGTATGCCGTGGCGACCCTGATCTCGATCCTCACCCGGTGGCCTGCGGTCGGTTTCCTGGTGGCCGCCGGGGACCCGGAGTTCGCCGAGCACCCCAGCCGGTGGCGCAGGGACAGCGCGCTGGTGCGCGTCTGCTCGCGCCTCACCTGGGTGCTGGTCGCGCTGTTCGTGGTCCGGGTGGGCATCATGGCGCCCCTCTACCTCGCCGGTGAGGTGGCCTGGCTCGGGGTGGCCAAGATCGTCCTGGGGTGGCCGCTCTATCTGCTGGCCATCGTGGTGATGGGCCTGATGCTGGCGGTGGGGCAGACCCCGTTGACCAACTCCACCAGCGCCAACGGGGTGCCCTCGACCCGGAAGAGCCCGGACTCCTAG
- a CDS encoding potassium channel family protein: MGCGRVGSTLAHSLVKRGHDVAVIDQDPAAFHRLGPGFPGLRVQGVGFDREVMKDAGVPDAFAFAAVSSGDNSNIIAARVARETFGVQHVVARIYDPARAEIYQRLGIPTVATVRWAADQTLHHLLPEGTIPDYFDPSGALALSRVHVDKRWVGRRLSEIERLFGCRVAFVTRLGDGIIPTDETVYQEGDELHLVAPRGTLPELEHKLDTVQPPD; encoded by the coding sequence ATGGGCTGCGGCCGAGTCGGGTCGACCCTGGCGCACAGCCTGGTCAAGCGTGGTCATGACGTCGCGGTGATCGACCAGGACCCTGCGGCCTTCCACCGGCTCGGGCCGGGCTTCCCCGGCCTGCGCGTGCAGGGGGTCGGCTTCGACCGCGAGGTGATGAAGGACGCCGGCGTGCCCGACGCGTTCGCCTTCGCGGCGGTGAGCAGCGGTGACAACTCCAACATCATCGCGGCCCGGGTGGCCCGTGAGACCTTCGGGGTGCAGCACGTGGTGGCCCGCATCTATGACCCGGCGCGGGCGGAGATCTACCAGCGCCTCGGCATACCGACCGTGGCCACCGTGCGGTGGGCTGCCGACCAGACCCTGCACCACCTGCTGCCCGAGGGGACGATCCCGGACTACTTCGACCCCAGCGGGGCCCTCGCCCTGTCGCGGGTGCACGTCGACAAGCGGTGGGTGGGGCGCCGGCTCTCCGAGATCGAGCGCCTTTTCGGCTGTCGGGTGGCGTTCGTGACCCGGCTGGGTGACGGGATCATCCCCACCGACGAGACCGTCTATCAGGAGGGCGACGAGCTGCACCTGGTCGCCCCGCGCGGCACCCTGCCCGAGCTCGAGCACAAGCTGGACACCGTCCAGCCACCAGACTGA
- a CDS encoding class I SAM-dependent RNA methyltransferase gives MANTPESVPVGAHLVLEVGPVAHGGHCVARHHGQVVFVRHTLPGEQVRAVVTEVGAGGKFLRADAVDVLRAAPERVPAPCPWAGPGLCGGCDWQHVDLVAQRDLKAAVVVEQFARLADLDLTDHLGHPVPVEAVPGDQDGLGWRTRVEFAVDQGGRPGLRRHRSHDIVPIEDCLIADGRVIGTGVLGTTYPGATAVDVVAPSVGHPVIVEVPGEDPPVVRERVAVPGGDLELGVSARGFWQVHPGAATTFVTTVLDWLQPRAGEHAVDLYAGVGLFAAALADRVGTEGSVLAIESDRVATDNARGNLAQRPWVRVQRDRVDRAVRRLLRSEQEIDLVVLDPPRTGAGRQVCRDIAGLRPRSIGYVACDPAALARDVGYLSNYGYRLRDLRAFDAFPMTHHMELVAVLDPV, from the coding sequence ATGGCGAACACACCTGAGAGCGTCCCGGTCGGCGCCCACCTGGTGCTGGAGGTGGGGCCGGTCGCCCACGGCGGACACTGCGTCGCCCGTCACCACGGACAGGTGGTGTTCGTGCGTCACACGCTGCCCGGCGAGCAGGTGCGCGCCGTCGTCACCGAGGTCGGGGCAGGCGGCAAGTTCCTGCGCGCCGACGCTGTCGACGTCCTGCGGGCCGCGCCGGAACGCGTCCCGGCCCCGTGTCCCTGGGCCGGCCCGGGACTGTGCGGTGGGTGCGACTGGCAGCACGTGGACCTGGTGGCACAGCGGGACCTGAAGGCGGCCGTGGTGGTGGAGCAGTTCGCCCGGTTGGCCGACCTGGACCTCACCGATCACCTGGGTCACCCGGTGCCGGTCGAGGCGGTGCCCGGCGACCAGGACGGCCTCGGCTGGCGCACGCGGGTCGAGTTCGCGGTGGACCAGGGCGGTCGGCCGGGCCTTCGCAGACACCGCAGTCACGACATCGTCCCGATCGAGGACTGCCTGATCGCCGACGGTCGGGTGATCGGCACGGGGGTGCTGGGCACGACCTATCCCGGAGCGACCGCCGTCGACGTGGTGGCGCCATCGGTCGGGCACCCCGTCATCGTCGAGGTGCCCGGCGAGGACCCGCCCGTCGTGCGCGAACGCGTCGCCGTGCCCGGCGGTGACCTTGAGCTCGGCGTCTCGGCCAGAGGCTTCTGGCAGGTGCACCCCGGGGCCGCCACCACCTTTGTGACGACGGTCCTGGACTGGCTGCAGCCTCGCGCGGGTGAGCACGCTGTCGACCTGTATGCCGGTGTCGGGCTCTTCGCCGCCGCGCTGGCCGACCGGGTCGGGACCGAGGGCTCGGTCCTGGCCATCGAGTCCGACCGGGTGGCCACCGACAACGCCCGGGGCAACCTGGCTCAGCGCCCGTGGGTGCGGGTGCAGCGTGACCGGGTGGACCGGGCGGTGCGCCGGCTCCTGCGCTCCGAGCAGGAGATCGACCTCGTCGTGCTCGACCCGCCACGCACCGGTGCCGGCCGGCAGGTCTGCCGCGACATCGCCGGCCTGCGCCCCCGCTCGATCGGCTATGTCGCCTGCGACCCCGCGGCGCTGGCCCGGGACGTCGGTTATCTCAGCAACTACGGCTATCGGCTGCGTGACCTGCGGGCCTTCGACGCCTTCCCGATGACCCACCACATGGAGCTGGTGGCCGTCCTCGACCCGGTCTGA
- a CDS encoding potassium channel family protein: MRVAVIGAGSVGRSICRELILNGHDVLVIDRDATTQRTSRVPSAEWIIGDACEISTLTSARLDTFDHVVCATGDDKVNLVVSFLARTEFAVPRTVARVNNPRNEWLFDESWGVDVAVSTPRLMTALVEEAVTVGEVVQLFEFQQGRVHMVELTLPETSPYAGARVGDVPLPPDTTLVTILRDGQAIIPSPDEAIEAGDEILFLCPPESELQLGRTLNPESRTRAPREDEDEV, from the coding sequence GTGCGCGTTGCCGTCATCGGCGCGGGGAGCGTGGGCCGCTCCATCTGTCGTGAGCTGATCCTCAACGGGCACGACGTGCTCGTCATCGACCGGGACGCCACGACCCAGCGCACCTCTCGGGTGCCCTCGGCCGAGTGGATCATCGGTGATGCGTGTGAGATCAGCACGCTCACGAGCGCCCGGCTGGACACCTTTGACCACGTCGTGTGCGCCACTGGTGACGACAAGGTCAACCTGGTGGTCTCCTTCCTGGCTCGCACCGAGTTTGCCGTGCCACGCACCGTGGCCAGGGTCAACAACCCGCGCAACGAGTGGTTGTTCGACGAGTCCTGGGGGGTCGATGTCGCGGTGTCCACGCCGCGGTTGATGACGGCGCTGGTCGAGGAGGCCGTCACCGTGGGTGAGGTGGTCCAGCTCTTTGAGTTCCAGCAGGGTCGGGTGCACATGGTCGAGCTGACGCTGCCCGAGACCAGCCCGTATGCCGGCGCCCGGGTCGGCGACGTGCCGTTGCCGCCCGACACGACGCTGGTGACCATCCTGCGCGACGGGCAGGCGATCATCCCCAGCCCGGACGAGGCGATCGAGGCCGGCGACGAGATCCTGTTCCTGTGCCCGCCCGAGTCCGAGCTCCAGCTGGGCCGGACGCTGAACCCGGAGAGCAGGACACGGGCCCCACGCGAGGACGAGGACGAGGTCTGA
- the sepH gene encoding septation protein SepH yields the protein MQQLRFTAVHEDGQHLVLSSSDGTEMLLTVDERLRAALRPRPAAVDAPATDLRPRHVQAMIRAGLSPAEVAEITGWPAERVARFEGPILAEREHVAGMARAAHVRGRGPDGTIPTLESRVRERLTARGVDADNTGWDATRPEGGTWTVLVTFVAGQRQRAAAWQFDPADRTVEALDDEARWLSEDEQALPGSAAGKELFGGAGAAEEVDLMTTMRERSRSRGRRKKSPTASADPAELPSLADAPEQVLPLEELAYDPDSMGLPPAARGESPGRAGARAARRRAARKDSARQDSPRQGSAGAGPDQEPGDQERAGQGSVEEQDAASAGTAAAEQTDASDAATTYDIELDFDDDYEVDPSPQEATLADLFGHEVAYDRASTPSEDDSEDDSAEDSEDDSDEEPEDELDGPEDEPDDASADAEPLHDASADAKSDDGESADEESVDEESVNSGAAASAADPADTRATDDGPAVDQEATKAPRRKDGRPGVPSWDDIMFGAKDRGH from the coding sequence ATGCAACAGCTGCGGTTCACCGCTGTCCACGAGGACGGCCAGCACCTGGTCCTGTCGTCGTCGGACGGCACCGAGATGCTGCTCACGGTCGACGAGCGGCTCCGGGCTGCGCTGCGGCCCCGTCCTGCTGCGGTCGACGCTCCGGCCACCGATCTGCGGCCACGCCACGTGCAGGCGATGATCCGGGCCGGTCTAAGCCCCGCGGAGGTGGCCGAGATCACCGGGTGGCCAGCTGAGCGGGTCGCCCGGTTCGAGGGGCCGATCCTGGCCGAGCGCGAGCACGTGGCCGGGATGGCCCGGGCGGCGCACGTGCGCGGGCGCGGGCCGGACGGGACGATCCCGACGCTGGAGTCCAGGGTGCGTGAGCGCCTCACGGCCCGCGGCGTCGACGCTGACAACACCGGGTGGGACGCGACCCGGCCCGAGGGCGGCACCTGGACGGTGCTGGTCACGTTCGTGGCCGGTCAGCGGCAGCGTGCTGCTGCCTGGCAGTTCGACCCGGCAGACCGCACGGTGGAGGCGCTGGACGACGAGGCGCGCTGGCTGAGTGAGGACGAGCAGGCCCTGCCCGGCAGCGCGGCCGGCAAGGAGCTCTTCGGTGGGGCGGGGGCGGCCGAGGAGGTCGACCTGATGACCACGATGCGTGAGCGCAGCCGCTCGCGTGGTCGCCGCAAGAAGTCACCCACGGCCAGTGCCGACCCTGCAGAGCTGCCCTCCCTGGCAGACGCTCCCGAGCAGGTGCTGCCGCTGGAGGAGCTGGCCTACGACCCGGACAGCATGGGGCTGCCGCCCGCTGCTCGTGGGGAGTCACCGGGACGTGCGGGTGCACGTGCTGCGCGCAGGAGGGCTGCGCGCAAGGACTCAGCACGCCAGGACTCACCACGCCAGGGCTCGGCCGGTGCCGGGCCTGACCAGGAGCCTGGGGACCAAGAGCGAGCAGGCCAGGGCAGCGTCGAGGAGCAGGACGCAGCGTCCGCCGGGACCGCCGCGGCGGAGCAGACGGATGCGTCTGACGCCGCCACGACCTATGACATCGAGCTCGACTTCGACGACGACTACGAGGTCGACCCGAGCCCGCAGGAGGCGACGTTGGCCGACCTGTTCGGTCACGAGGTCGCCTATGACCGGGCGTCGACACCGTCTGAGGATGACTCGGAGGATGACTCAGCGGAGGACTCCGAGGATGACTCCGACGAGGAGCCCGAGGACGAGCTGGATGGCCCGGAGGACGAGCCCGACGACGCTTCGGCGGACGCCGAGCCTCTCCACGACGCTTCGGCGGACGCGAAGTCCGACGACGGAGAGTCCGCCGACGAAGAGTCCGTCGACGAAGAGTCCGTCAACAGTGGCGCTGCAGCCTCGGCCGCGGACCCGGCCGACACCAGGGCGACGGATGATGGCCCCGCAGTGGATCAGGAGGCCACGAAAGCCCCGCGACGCAAGGACGGGCGGCCGGGCGTGCCCAGCTGGGACGACATCATGTTTGGCGCCAAGGACCGCGGTCACTGA
- a CDS encoding APC family permease, with protein MESGSLLKRVFLGRALRTDRLSDTLLPRRLGMPVFASDALSSVAYAVDEIVLTLALAGGAAVYLYSWEVGAAVCLVMLVIVASYRQTVHAYPGGGGDYEVASVNLGPRAGVVVGSALIVDYVLTVAVSVSAGVQNAAAALEFLRGYEAPVAAGLIALLTLINLRGVRESGRALAVPVYAFLGSLAILIVTGVGQAVTGNLSRADSARYELLPAEGYSEVTGVFLVFLLLRSFASGSVALTGVQGVANGVPALSRPKSQNAASILAIMAAISITITMAVLWLTRETGIQMAVDPQQQLRDQGDPVGPDFVQDPVLGQLSKVVFGAEGLGVLLVAITTGVMLFVAANTAFNGFPVLASRLARDRFLPRGLVTRGQRLTYSNGILLLAAAAAALVLVYRATVTELIQMYIVGVFISFSFSQAGMVRHWNRQLRTEVSLRQRVGMIRSRTINLIGVSVSVTVLVVVLLTRFLHGAGLSLLAIGLIWMGMTMVYRYHRSMDNDISLPEGVDASQVVPSRVHALVYIPRLDRPVMRALAYARATRPQTLEAITVDVVPEETQALRAEWTTRGLPVILRALDSPYRDAVRPVIDYVRRVRGDRPREVVVVYVAEYVAREGWWVRLIRDRTLERLRRELLRTPGVMLVTVPWQGEESDGEHT; from the coding sequence ATGGAGTCCGGCAGCCTGCTCAAGCGGGTGTTCCTCGGTCGCGCGCTGCGCACCGACCGGCTCAGCGACACCCTGCTGCCGCGCCGCCTGGGCATGCCGGTCTTCGCCAGCGACGCCCTCTCCTCGGTGGCGTATGCCGTGGACGAGATCGTGCTGACCCTCGCCCTGGCCGGTGGTGCCGCGGTCTACCTCTACTCCTGGGAGGTCGGGGCGGCCGTCTGCCTGGTGATGCTGGTCATCGTCGCGTCCTACCGGCAGACGGTGCACGCCTACCCCGGAGGGGGCGGCGACTACGAGGTGGCTTCGGTCAACCTCGGGCCACGGGCCGGAGTCGTCGTCGGTTCGGCGCTCATCGTCGACTACGTCCTGACCGTCGCGGTGTCGGTCTCTGCCGGCGTGCAGAACGCGGCGGCCGCCCTGGAGTTCCTGCGCGGCTACGAGGCACCGGTCGCCGCCGGCCTGATCGCGCTCCTGACGCTGATCAACCTGCGCGGGGTGCGCGAGTCCGGCCGAGCCCTGGCGGTGCCCGTCTACGCCTTCCTGGGGTCGCTGGCCATCCTCATCGTGACCGGGGTCGGGCAGGCGGTTACCGGCAACCTGAGCCGCGCCGACAGCGCGCGTTACGAGCTGCTCCCGGCCGAGGGGTATTCCGAGGTGACCGGAGTCTTCCTCGTCTTCCTGCTGCTGCGCTCCTTCGCCTCGGGCTCGGTGGCGCTGACCGGGGTGCAGGGCGTGGCCAACGGGGTGCCCGCCCTGAGCCGGCCCAAGAGCCAGAACGCCGCCTCGATCCTGGCGATCATGGCCGCCATCTCGATCACCATCACGATGGCGGTCCTGTGGCTCACCCGGGAGACCGGCATCCAGATGGCCGTGGACCCGCAGCAACAGCTGCGCGACCAGGGCGACCCGGTCGGCCCGGACTTCGTCCAGGACCCGGTGCTCGGCCAGCTGTCCAAGGTGGTCTTCGGTGCCGAGGGCTTGGGTGTGCTGCTCGTGGCGATCACGACCGGTGTGATGCTCTTCGTCGCCGCCAACACCGCGTTCAACGGGTTCCCGGTCCTGGCCTCGCGCCTGGCCCGAGACCGCTTCCTGCCCCGCGGCCTGGTCACCCGCGGCCAACGCCTGACCTACTCCAACGGCATACTCCTGCTCGCCGCTGCGGCGGCCGCCCTCGTGCTGGTCTATCGCGCCACCGTCACCGAGCTGATCCAGATGTATATCGTGGGCGTCTTCATCAGCTTCAGCTTCAGCCAGGCCGGCATGGTGCGGCACTGGAACCGCCAGCTGCGCACCGAGGTGAGCCTGCGGCAACGGGTCGGCATGATCCGCAGCCGCACGATCAACCTGATCGGCGTCAGCGTCTCCGTCACGGTGCTGGTGGTCGTCCTGCTCACCCGCTTCCTGCACGGCGCGGGACTGTCCCTGCTCGCAATCGGCCTCATCTGGATGGGGATGACCATGGTCTACCGCTATCACCGCTCGATGGACAACGACATCTCGCTGCCTGAAGGGGTGGACGCCAGCCAGGTGGTCCCGTCCCGGGTGCATGCCCTCGTCTATATCCCGCGGCTGGACCGGCCGGTGATGCGCGCGCTCGCCTATGCCCGGGCGACCAGGCCGCAGACGCTGGAGGCGATCACCGTGGACGTGGTGCCCGAGGAGACGCAGGCGCTGCGTGCGGAGTGGACGACCCGCGGGCTGCCGGTCATCCTGCGGGCGCTCGACTCCCCCTACCGCGACGCCGTCCGGCCCGTCATCGACTATGTCCGTCGGGTCCGGGGGGACCGGCCCCGGGAGGTGGTGGTGGTCTATGTCGCGGAGTATGTCGCGCGCGAGGGTTGGTGGGTCAGGCTGATCCGCGACCGCACGCTCGAGCGGCTCCGCCGGGAGCTGCTGCGCACGCCGGGGGTCATGCTGGTGACCGTGCCGTGGCAGGGAGAGGAGAGCGATGGCGAACACACCTGA
- a CDS encoding DUF4193 domain-containing protein, protein MATDYDAPRKSEDDISEDSLEELKARRANKSSSSVDVDETEHAEGFELPGADLSGEELSVRVLPRQADEFTCSRCFLVHHRSQLAKEVGGLPVCTECAA, encoded by the coding sequence ATGGCAACTGACTACGACGCACCTCGCAAGTCCGAGGACGACATCAGTGAAGACTCTCTGGAGGAGCTGAAGGCGCGGCGGGCTAACAAGAGCTCCTCCAGCGTCGACGTCGACGAGACGGAGCACGCCGAGGGGTTTGAGCTTCCGGGTGCCGACCTGTCGGGCGAGGAGCTGTCGGTGCGGGTGCTCCCGCGCCAGGCCGACGAGTTCACCTGCTCGCGATGCTTCCTGGTCCACCACCGCAGCCAGCTCGCCAAGGAGGTCGGTGGCCTGCCGGTCTGCACCGAGTGTGCGGCCTGA
- a CDS encoding DUF3710 domain-containing protein — protein MAIFGRKKNEIVEPIDEAPVKPEGEPGVDRDWQREFDGPFDIGEVPELNGRIDLGALRVPAVPGMEMRLDIEKGSNKIIGLTATIQSSKLQLQAFAAPRSEGLWDEIREGLTEGIKGAGGSSQVDADGVMGQELLGRMPGQDPAGRVAFAPNRFIGVDGPRWFLRAVINGPAATDAKALAVVRAFLREVVVDRGTEPRPPREVLTLTAPKGVIEEAARRRAAARAAAPGASSDVAQGGGAAPTGP, from the coding sequence GTGGCCATCTTCGGACGCAAGAAGAACGAGATCGTCGAGCCGATCGACGAGGCCCCGGTCAAGCCGGAGGGCGAGCCGGGGGTGGACCGCGACTGGCAGCGCGAGTTCGACGGTCCCTTCGACATCGGTGAGGTCCCCGAGCTCAACGGGCGGATCGACCTGGGCGCGCTGCGCGTGCCGGCGGTGCCTGGCATGGAGATGCGCCTGGACATCGAGAAGGGGTCGAACAAGATCATCGGCCTGACCGCCACCATCCAGAGCTCGAAGCTGCAGCTGCAGGCGTTTGCCGCACCGCGCAGCGAGGGGCTGTGGGACGAGATCCGCGAGGGCCTCACCGAGGGCATCAAGGGGGCCGGCGGCTCCTCGCAGGTCGACGCCGACGGCGTGATGGGTCAGGAACTGCTGGGTCGTATGCCGGGGCAGGACCCGGCCGGTCGCGTTGCCTTCGCGCCCAACCGGTTCATCGGGGTCGACGGTCCGCGCTGGTTCCTCAGGGCCGTCATCAACGGCCCGGCCGCCACCGACGCCAAGGCGCTCGCCGTGGTGCGCGCCTTCCTGCGTGAGGTCGTGGTCGACCGCGGCACCGAGCCGCGTCCGCCCCGCGAGGTGCTGACGCTGACCGCGCCCAAGGGAGTCATCGAGGAGGCTGCGCGTCGACGCGCGGCTGCCCGGGCCGCGGCACCGGGCGCGAGCAGCGACGTCGCGCAGGGTGGCGGCGCGGCGCCGACCGGCCCATGA